In Janthinobacterium sp. 67, a genomic segment contains:
- the corA gene encoding magnesium/cobalt transporter CorA, which produces MLINCVAYQDGKKLADLPIDDISDYVERPDCFVWVALLDATPDELKQMQHEFCLHELAVEDAQRGHQRPKIEEYGDSLFAVVKTVEMVENELVLGEVDIFVGANYVLSSRSNSSQGFLGVRARAEREPHLLRQGSAFVLYALMDAVVDRYFPVLDALESELELIEDRIFDRGTERDNIERLYQLKRKVMVLRHVVAPLMEAVGKLHGGRVPPLCHDTQEYFRDVHDHLARINGTLDTIRDTISTAIQVNLSMVAIDESEVNKQLAAWAAIFAVFTAFAGIWGMNFKFMPELDWHYGYPAAVAVMSCVCGYMYYLFKRSGWL; this is translated from the coding sequence ATGCTCATAAACTGCGTGGCCTACCAGGATGGCAAAAAACTGGCCGACTTGCCGATCGACGATATCAGCGATTATGTCGAACGCCCCGATTGTTTCGTCTGGGTGGCCCTGCTCGACGCCACGCCGGACGAGCTGAAACAGATGCAGCACGAGTTTTGCCTGCACGAATTGGCTGTCGAGGATGCCCAGCGGGGCCACCAGCGCCCGAAGATCGAGGAATATGGCGATTCCCTGTTTGCCGTCGTGAAAACCGTGGAAATGGTCGAGAACGAACTGGTGCTGGGCGAAGTCGACATTTTTGTCGGCGCCAATTACGTGCTTTCGTCGCGCAGCAACAGCTCGCAAGGCTTCCTCGGCGTGCGCGCGCGTGCCGAGCGCGAACCGCATCTGCTGCGCCAGGGCTCGGCCTTCGTGCTGTACGCGCTGATGGACGCCGTCGTCGACCGCTACTTCCCCGTGCTCGACGCGCTCGAATCGGAACTGGAATTGATCGAGGACCGCATCTTCGACCGTGGCACCGAGCGCGACAATATCGAACGGCTGTATCAATTGAAACGCAAGGTCATGGTCTTGCGCCACGTGGTGGCACCCCTGATGGAAGCGGTGGGCAAGCTGCACGGCGGGCGGGTGCCGCCGCTGTGCCACGATACCCAGGAGTATTTCCGCGACGTGCACGACCACCTGGCGCGCATCAACGGCACGCTCGACACCATCCGCGACACGATCAGCACGGCCATCCAGGTCAATCTGTCGATGGTGGCCATCGACGAGAGCGAAGTGAACAAGCAACTGGCGGCCTGGGCCGCCATCTTCGCCGTGTTCACGGCGTTTGCCGGCATCTGGGGCATGAACTTCAAGTTCATGCCGGAATTGGACTGGCATTATGGCTATCCGGCCGCCGTGGCAGTGATGAGCTGTGTCTGCGGCTATATGTATTACTTGTTCAAGCGTTCCGGCTGGCTATAA
- a CDS encoding GAF domain-containing sensor histidine kinase yields the protein MSIPLFDVNSQEPLFDAEQRRTLAEAALRSITASTAHARGDDFLRILVKDLAEALDVHYVIAGRLVRMDDGSEGIRTLALWGGGDYQPNIEYSLQHTPCQDVTCQSMCFHGSDIQRRFPFDSLLVDMQAESYVGMPLIDTDGKTLGILSAIDTRPIDENKRLLALLLLSIFSARGAAELQHQERTQQLEEIVRVRTESLLAAQANLIEQEQMAALGSLVAGVSHEVNTPIGVALTAASSMGSYADQLVQLLGGAKVSRAELVDIAESLKGAAALIERNLARAADLIGNFKQLAVDQVSEYVADLALHDYVHGLVSAHSPELRKAALGVELDIAPDCQVRLAAGKLSQILSNLLMNSARHGYPQGGPGRITIRARIEADGDDAQARWLLLDFADDGIGLAPAVREHMFEPFFTTKRGQGGSGLGMHIVYTIVQQLGGQVCAIDCTPGCHIQIRLPLAH from the coding sequence ATGAGTATTCCGTTGTTTGATGTGAATTCGCAAGAACCCCTGTTCGATGCCGAGCAGCGTCGCACCCTGGCGGAGGCGGCCCTGCGCTCGATCACCGCCTCGACGGCGCACGCCCGCGGCGACGACTTCCTGCGCATCCTCGTCAAGGACCTGGCCGAAGCGCTCGACGTGCACTATGTGATCGCCGGGCGGCTGGTGCGCATGGACGATGGCAGCGAAGGCATCCGCACCCTGGCCCTGTGGGGCGGCGGCGACTACCAGCCGAATATCGAATACAGCCTGCAGCACACGCCTTGCCAGGACGTGACCTGCCAGAGCATGTGTTTTCACGGCAGCGATATCCAGCGTCGCTTTCCATTCGATAGCCTCCTCGTCGACATGCAGGCGGAAAGTTATGTCGGCATGCCGCTGATCGATACCGATGGCAAGACCCTGGGCATCCTGTCGGCCATCGACACGCGGCCCATCGATGAAAACAAGCGCTTGCTGGCGCTGTTGCTTCTGTCGATCTTCTCGGCCCGCGGCGCAGCCGAGCTGCAGCACCAGGAGCGTACCCAGCAGCTGGAAGAGATCGTGCGCGTGCGCACCGAGTCGCTGCTGGCGGCGCAGGCCAACCTGATCGAGCAGGAGCAGATGGCGGCCCTCGGTTCGCTCGTGGCCGGTGTCTCGCATGAAGTCAATACACCCATCGGCGTGGCGCTGACGGCGGCGTCGAGCATGGGCAGCTATGCAGACCAGCTGGTGCAACTGCTGGGCGGCGCCAAGGTCAGCCGCGCCGAACTGGTCGACATTGCCGAATCCTTGAAAGGCGCGGCCGCCCTGATCGAACGCAACCTGGCGCGCGCCGCCGACCTGATCGGCAACTTCAAGCAGCTGGCCGTAGACCAGGTCAGCGAATACGTGGCCGATCTGGCGTTGCACGACTATGTGCACGGCCTGGTATCGGCGCACAGCCCGGAACTGCGCAAGGCGGCGCTGGGCGTGGAACTCGATATCGCGCCCGATTGCCAGGTGCGCCTGGCGGCCGGCAAGCTGTCGCAGATCCTCTCGAACCTCTTGATGAACAGTGCTCGCCACGGCTATCCGCAGGGCGGACCAGGGCGCATCACGATACGCGCGCGCATCGAGGCGGATGGCGATGACGCGCAAGCGCGCTGGCTGCTGCTGGATTTTGCCGACGACGGCATCGGCCTGGCACCGGCCGTGCGCGAACACATGTTTGAACCGTTTTTCACCACCAAGCGTGGCCAGGGCGGCTCCGGCCTGGGCATGCACATCGTCTACACCATCGTGCAGCAACTGGGCGGCCAGGTGTGCGCCATCGACTGCACTCCCGGCTGTCATATACAGATCAGGTTGCCGCTGGCGCATTGA
- a CDS encoding TonB-dependent receptor plug domain-containing protein: MAAALSVASQSAVAQDAQDAQIQRVEVTGSSIKRIAAEGALPVTVLTAEAIRTSGATSVTDLVKKLSSAQGATTESSSVGGSTFGFSGISVHNVGETRTLVLLNGKRLAQFGGQTLTGFAAGFDLNSIPISAIERVELLTDGASALYGADAIAGVVNFITKHDTTMGDVTIGYSAPKNGAREKRLSATKGFGNLEDDGYNVVLTFGHDERDKLSSVDRSFASTGQVQFSANGKRYQKQQSSVSPIPANAVDDNGQLISPYQKTTGSCPAKTFRVLEPYADPDGTPRLNDYCGYDFVKDLEIYPERKRDNFMASGTFKIAGQEVYADVLLSRTKQTSRIAPVPGEISIDKGTPLHDKYLLPIGIADNSVATYRLFDMGQRTSKDTADFASVVVGTRGMAAGWDYNASYNFSESRVKGSISGYPGALAVSNLTASGLLDPFVGPGKQSTAAQDAIKAATFTGYWDGGTSRLQTINLNGSTELRRLAGGAMMLGMGANINREEFSSKPSPFAQGILADPVKGTLCGGTTGLECDQRFGDAASSKPYSASRTSKGIFGEVIAPVLKELELGAALRFDEFSDFGGATTAKASFKWTPASTLLIRGSVGNGFHAPTVPQVNALQRGYGVTSDNYTCTPALQAIATRLNAQCQPGNHQYDQLAGGNRNLQPEKSKQATLGFRYEPISAITLGADLWHVQIRDSFGQLTEQLVFANPAAYPKSWGVNTDVGTGKTYLAFLADNQNLGKSFATGVDIDISARYRSGIGLFTSQLNATQMLREDIQLERGGQYYSALGNFAELGTVTFRTRGQWTNTLKTDNWANSLTVNFLSGYKDQETTVDVLDASGAVTGQEDIRMRVGFYSTLDWQTVWTPSKSWVLTAGVLNLTDKSPPFVPSTSGANRGQQFGYDDRYYDPRGRTGYLNASYKF; this comes from the coding sequence ATGGCAGCGGCCTTGTCCGTCGCTTCGCAGTCCGCAGTGGCACAAGATGCACAAGATGCGCAGATACAGCGCGTGGAAGTGACTGGCTCGTCGATCAAGCGCATCGCCGCCGAAGGTGCCTTGCCTGTCACCGTGCTGACAGCCGAAGCCATCCGCACTTCGGGCGCCACATCGGTCACCGATCTGGTCAAAAAACTGTCTTCCGCCCAGGGGGCCACGACGGAAAGTTCTTCAGTTGGCGGTAGCACCTTTGGTTTTTCCGGTATTTCTGTGCACAACGTGGGTGAGACGCGCACTTTGGTCTTGCTGAACGGCAAGCGCCTGGCCCAGTTCGGCGGACAGACGCTGACGGGTTTTGCGGCCGGCTTCGATTTGAATTCCATTCCCATCTCGGCCATCGAACGTGTGGAACTGTTGACCGACGGCGCCTCCGCCCTGTACGGCGCCGATGCCATCGCTGGCGTGGTCAACTTCATTACCAAACACGATACGACAATGGGCGATGTGACCATCGGCTATTCCGCGCCGAAAAATGGTGCACGCGAGAAACGCCTCAGCGCCACCAAGGGCTTCGGCAACCTGGAAGACGATGGCTACAACGTGGTGCTGACCTTTGGTCACGATGAGCGTGACAAGCTGAGCTCGGTTGACCGCTCGTTCGCCAGTACGGGCCAGGTACAGTTCTCGGCCAACGGCAAACGCTATCAGAAGCAGCAGTCCTCGGTCAGCCCGATTCCCGCCAACGCCGTCGATGACAATGGCCAGCTGATCAGTCCATATCAAAAAACCACCGGCTCCTGCCCCGCCAAGACTTTCCGCGTGCTGGAACCGTATGCAGACCCGGATGGCACCCCGCGGTTGAATGACTACTGCGGTTATGATTTTGTAAAAGACTTGGAGATCTATCCGGAACGCAAGCGCGACAATTTCATGGCATCGGGCACGTTCAAGATCGCCGGACAGGAAGTGTATGCCGACGTTCTGTTGTCGCGCACCAAGCAGACTTCGCGTATCGCCCCCGTGCCGGGCGAGATATCCATCGATAAGGGGACGCCGCTGCATGACAAATATTTGTTGCCAATCGGTATTGCCGATAACAGCGTGGCGACCTATCGCCTGTTCGACATGGGACAGCGCACCTCGAAGGATACGGCCGACTTCGCCAGCGTGGTGGTGGGGACGCGCGGCATGGCTGCCGGTTGGGATTACAACGCATCCTACAACTTTTCGGAAAGCCGCGTAAAAGGCAGTATTTCCGGTTATCCTGGCGCGCTCGCCGTCAGCAACCTCACGGCGAGCGGTTTGCTCGATCCCTTCGTCGGTCCGGGCAAGCAGTCCACCGCGGCGCAGGACGCCATCAAGGCGGCCACGTTTACCGGCTATTGGGACGGCGGCACGTCGCGCCTGCAAACGATTAACCTGAATGGCTCGACGGAACTGCGGCGCCTGGCGGGCGGTGCGATGATGTTGGGCATGGGCGCGAACATCAACCGCGAGGAATTCTCCTCGAAACCGAGTCCGTTTGCGCAAGGCATCCTGGCAGACCCTGTGAAGGGCACCTTGTGCGGCGGCACGACGGGGCTGGAGTGTGATCAGCGTTTCGGCGACGCGGCCAGCAGCAAGCCGTACAGCGCCAGCCGCACCTCGAAGGGCATCTTTGGCGAAGTCATCGCGCCCGTGTTGAAGGAACTGGAACTGGGTGCGGCCCTGCGTTTCGACGAGTTCTCGGACTTCGGCGGCGCCACCACGGCCAAGGCCAGCTTCAAGTGGACGCCAGCGTCTACCTTGCTGATCCGCGGCTCCGTCGGCAATGGTTTCCATGCACCAACGGTGCCACAGGTCAATGCCCTGCAACGCGGCTATGGCGTCACCAGCGACAATTACACGTGTACGCCAGCCCTGCAAGCCATCGCCACGCGCCTCAATGCGCAATGCCAGCCTGGCAACCACCAGTACGACCAGCTGGCCGGCGGTAACCGCAACCTGCAGCCGGAAAAGTCGAAACAGGCCACACTGGGTTTCCGCTATGAGCCGATCAGCGCTATCACCCTGGGCGCCGACCTGTGGCATGTGCAGATCCGCGATTCCTTCGGCCAGTTAACCGAGCAGCTGGTGTTCGCCAATCCCGCCGCATATCCGAAATCGTGGGGGGTCAATACGGACGTCGGCACGGGCAAGACGTATCTGGCCTTCCTGGCCGATAACCAGAACTTGGGCAAGTCGTTCGCCACCGGTGTCGATATCGATATCAGCGCCCGTTACCGCTCGGGCATCGGACTGTTCACTTCGCAGCTGAACGCGACGCAGATGCTGCGCGAAGATATACAGCTGGAGCGCGGTGGTCAGTATTATTCTGCGCTGGGTAACTTCGCCGAGCTCGGTACTGTCACCTTCCGCACGCGCGGCCAGTGGACGAATACCCTGAAAACGGACAACTGGGCCAATTCGCTGACGGTCAACTTCCTGTCCGGCTACAAGGACCAGGAAACGACGGTCGACGTGCTTGATGCTTCCGGCGCCGTGACGGGCCAGGAAGATATCCGCATGCGTGTCGGCTTCTATTCAACGCTCGACTGGCAGACGGTATGGACGCCGAGCAAGAGCTGGGTTCTTACCGCAGGCGTGCTGAACCTGACCGACAAGAGTCCGCCATTCGTACCATCGACATCCGGTGCGAACCGCGGCCAGCAATTCGGCTATGACGATCGCTACTACGATCCGCGCGGCCGTACCGGCTACCTGAACGCTTCGTACAAGTTTTAA
- a CDS encoding NAD(P)/FAD-dependent oxidoreductase, whose translation MLRLNEVKLPLEHDDAALPAAILARLGIAADELLGFTVFKRSYDARKRSAVVLIYSLHVDVKNEAAVLARLVHDIHLMPAPDTDYKFVAGGEQLAGHSNEPRPIVIGTGPCGLFVALILAQMGLRPLILERGKQVRERTVDTFGFWRKRELNPESNVQFGEGGAGTFSDGKLYSQIKDPKHYGRKVLTEFVKAGAPEEIMYVSKPHIGTFRLVKMVEEMRANIERLGGEYRFSSKVVDLDIEPGSDGGQVRGVVLDNGEIIASNHVVLAIGHSARDTFEMLHRRGVYIEAKPFSIGFRVEHPQSLIDSCRFGPSAGHPILGAADYKLVHHASNGRSVYSFCMCPGGTVVAAASEPGRLVTNGMSQYSRNERNANSAIVVGITPADYPGDPLAGIALQRELEERAFALGGGNYDAPGQLVGDFVAGRASTEFGSVVPSYKPAVHLTDLAPSLPEYAITALREAFPAFNKQIKGYYKADAVLTGVETRTSSPIRIKRRDDDLQSLNTRGLFPAGEGAGYAGGILSAAVDGIKVAEAVALSMAARR comes from the coding sequence ATGTTGCGACTCAACGAAGTAAAACTCCCCCTCGAACACGACGATGCCGCCCTGCCGGCCGCCATCCTGGCCCGCCTCGGCATCGCCGCCGATGAGCTGCTCGGCTTTACCGTCTTCAAGCGCAGCTATGACGCGCGCAAGCGCAGTGCCGTGGTGTTGATTTACTCGCTGCACGTGGACGTCAAGAATGAAGCGGCCGTGCTGGCACGCCTGGTCCACGATATCCACCTGATGCCCGCGCCCGACACCGACTATAAATTCGTTGCCGGCGGCGAACAGCTGGCCGGCCACAGCAATGAACCGCGCCCCATCGTCATCGGCACCGGCCCGTGCGGCCTGTTCGTGGCGCTGATCCTGGCGCAGATGGGCTTGCGCCCCCTCATTCTGGAGCGGGGCAAACAGGTGCGCGAACGCACGGTCGACACCTTCGGCTTCTGGCGCAAGCGCGAGCTGAACCCGGAATCGAACGTGCAATTCGGCGAAGGCGGCGCCGGCACCTTCTCGGACGGCAAGCTGTATAGCCAAATCAAGGATCCCAAGCACTACGGCCGCAAGGTACTGACGGAATTCGTCAAGGCCGGCGCGCCTGAAGAAATCATGTATGTGAGCAAGCCACACATCGGTACCTTCCGCCTGGTCAAGATGGTGGAAGAAATGCGCGCCAATATCGAACGGCTGGGCGGCGAATACCGCTTCAGCAGCAAAGTGGTCGATCTCGACATCGAGCCTGGCAGCGATGGCGGCCAGGTGCGCGGCGTGGTGCTGGACAATGGCGAAATCATCGCCAGCAACCACGTCGTGCTGGCCATCGGCCACAGCGCGCGCGACACCTTCGAGATGCTGCACCGCCGCGGCGTGTACATCGAAGCGAAACCGTTCTCGATCGGCTTCCGCGTGGAACACCCGCAATCGCTGATCGACAGCTGCCGCTTCGGCCCCAGCGCCGGCCACCCGATCCTGGGCGCGGCCGACTACAAGCTCGTGCACCACGCCAGCAATGGCCGCTCCGTGTACAGCTTCTGCATGTGCCCGGGCGGCACGGTAGTGGCGGCCGCCTCGGAACCGGGCCGCCTGGTGACGAACGGCATGAGCCAGTACTCGCGCAACGAGCGCAACGCCAACAGCGCCATCGTCGTCGGCATCACGCCGGCCGACTACCCGGGCGACCCGCTGGCCGGCATCGCCCTGCAGCGCGAACTGGAAGAGCGCGCATTTGCCTTGGGTGGCGGCAACTACGATGCCCCAGGACAATTGGTCGGCGACTTCGTGGCCGGCCGCGCCTCGACGGAATTTGGCAGCGTGGTGCCGTCGTACAAACCGGCCGTGCACCTGACGGACCTGGCGCCATCCTTGCCCGAATACGCGATCACGGCTTTGCGCGAAGCATTTCCGGCGTTCAACAAGCAAATCAAGGGCTACTACAAGGCCGATGCCGTGCTGACGGGCGTGGAAACGCGCACTTCGTCGCCGATCCGCATCAAGCGCCGCGACGACGACCTGCAAAGCCTGAATACGCGGGGACTATTCCCCGCCGGCGAAGGCGCCGGCTATGCGGGCGGCATCCTGTCGGCGGCCGTCGACGGCATCAAGGTGGCCGAGGCGGTGGCCCTGTCGATGGCGGCACGGCGATAG
- a CDS encoding TonB-dependent receptor, which yields MANAQTTGENIQKVEVTGSSIKRAEAETISVIQTLTRKDIEQTGKASIADVVRSISADNNGSISGSFTNGFAGSASGVSLRGLSVSSTLVLINGRRTAPYGFGDDGQRSFVDLNSIPLDAVDRIDILKDGASAIYGSDAIAGVVNIILRQNYVGKTISANVGQSGHGDGTVTSISGAIGFGDMDTDKFNVFATLDAKKSGEIKQSNRDKWIGQADARPWGGRDQRAGQTTAGNGGGSSFLGTLRPISPKLGNVTNLPGSCDPINLDPTGGSSNDNSRGGCLWDPVQFATIQPKTENVNLFMRGTLALGANAQGYTEVGIFKSKADTYTTPSGLTGAGFDLVNARVNNTGTGPDQLLMPANHPDNILGVDARPRWVDASRPRVSNLETTVTRVLAGVKGTYANWDYDTGLMYAESKTDRTQTGYYRTSALRTALNNGTFRIGKGVINSPEVLALVSPTLSNSGTTKSTSLDFKASRELFQLPGGMMGLALGAEYRKEETNSQSTPYTDINDIVGLGYSASQGSRNVKALYAELAAPVMKELELQFALRSDDYSDYGRSTTPKVGFKFTPASAVAFRGTYAEGFRAPSAAENGNSAVAAFTSIASDPVRCAVTKLPIDCSSQQVGAITIGNKNIKPETSKSYSLGMVLEPIKNISLSIDWWKIVRDGEINGSDPGAVVANPAGYPDAEIVRGEPTSNFPGLAGPILMVKAPYLNAGKTKTSGIDLDLRGKYNAGEYGRFNSGVTVTYMKEFTRTNADGTVLQFAGTHGDVNLSGNGGTPKTKVRLTLGWDQGPVNVTANMNYVSSISNKNEVNGDCLDVDANEVPYKNCRIASFTTTDLFAKWNVTKQWELTASITNLFDKMAPLDVQTYGRINYNPSLHQSGAVGRYFTLGGRYTF from the coding sequence ATGGCCAACGCACAAACCACTGGCGAAAACATTCAAAAGGTCGAAGTGACCGGTTCGAGCATCAAGCGCGCGGAAGCCGAAACCATTTCGGTCATTCAAACGCTGACCCGCAAGGACATCGAGCAAACCGGTAAGGCATCGATCGCCGACGTCGTGCGCAGCATCTCCGCTGACAACAACGGCAGTATCAGCGGCTCCTTCACCAACGGTTTCGCCGGTAGCGCCTCAGGCGTTTCGCTGCGCGGTTTGAGCGTCAGCTCGACCCTCGTGCTGATCAATGGCCGCCGCACGGCGCCATACGGCTTCGGCGATGACGGCCAGCGCAGCTTCGTCGACTTGAACTCGATTCCCCTCGATGCCGTGGACCGCATCGACATCCTGAAAGACGGCGCTTCCGCCATTTATGGTTCCGACGCGATCGCCGGCGTGGTCAACATCATCTTGCGCCAGAACTATGTCGGCAAGACCATCTCCGCCAACGTCGGCCAGAGCGGCCACGGCGACGGCACCGTCACCAGCATCTCCGGCGCCATCGGCTTCGGTGACATGGACACCGACAAATTCAACGTCTTCGCCACCCTCGATGCGAAAAAATCGGGCGAAATCAAGCAAAGCAACCGCGACAAGTGGATCGGCCAAGCCGATGCGCGTCCATGGGGCGGCCGCGACCAGCGTGCCGGCCAGACGACCGCAGGCAACGGCGGCGGCAGCTCCTTCCTGGGCACCCTGCGTCCAATCTCGCCAAAGCTCGGCAATGTAACCAACTTGCCAGGTTCGTGCGATCCGATCAACCTCGATCCAACTGGCGGCAGCTCGAACGACAACTCGCGCGGCGGTTGCCTGTGGGATCCGGTCCAGTTCGCGACCATCCAGCCAAAGACCGAAAACGTCAACCTGTTCATGCGCGGCACCCTGGCGCTGGGCGCCAATGCGCAAGGCTACACGGAAGTGGGCATCTTCAAGTCGAAGGCCGACACCTACACCACCCCGTCCGGCCTGACCGGCGCCGGCTTTGACCTGGTCAACGCCCGTGTCAACAACACCGGCACCGGCCCGGATCAGCTGCTGATGCCAGCAAACCACCCGGACAACATCCTGGGCGTCGATGCACGTCCGCGCTGGGTCGACGCATCGCGTCCACGCGTATCGAACCTCGAAACGACCGTCACGCGTGTCCTGGCCGGCGTCAAGGGTACGTACGCCAACTGGGATTACGATACGGGCCTGATGTACGCGGAAAGCAAAACCGACCGTACGCAAACGGGCTACTACCGTACCAGCGCCCTGCGCACGGCGCTGAACAACGGCACCTTCCGCATCGGCAAGGGCGTGATCAACAGCCCTGAAGTACTGGCACTGGTATCGCCTACGCTGAGCAACTCGGGCACGACGAAGAGCACCTCGCTGGACTTCAAGGCTTCGCGCGAACTGTTCCAATTGCCAGGCGGCATGATGGGCCTCGCGCTGGGCGCCGAGTACCGCAAGGAAGAAACGAACAGCCAGTCGACGCCATACACCGACATCAACGATATCGTTGGCCTGGGCTATTCCGCTTCGCAAGGTTCGCGCAACGTCAAGGCTCTGTACGCCGAGCTCGCCGCTCCAGTCATGAAAGAGCTGGAACTGCAATTCGCGCTGCGCAGCGATGATTACTCGGACTATGGCCGCTCGACCACGCCAAAAGTCGGCTTCAAGTTCACGCCAGCATCGGCTGTGGCTTTCCGCGGTACGTATGCGGAAGGTTTCCGCGCGCCTAGCGCAGCGGAAAACGGCAACAGCGCCGTGGCGGCGTTCACCAGCATCGCCAGCGATCCAGTGCGTTGCGCCGTGACGAAACTGCCTATCGATTGCTCGTCGCAACAAGTTGGCGCGATCACCATCGGCAACAAGAACATCAAGCCGGAAACATCGAAGAGCTACAGCCTGGGCATGGTGCTTGAGCCGATCAAGAACATCAGCCTGTCGATCGACTGGTGGAAAATCGTCCGCGATGGCGAAATCAACGGCTCCGATCCTGGCGCAGTGGTCGCCAATCCAGCTGGCTACCCAGATGCGGAAATCGTTCGTGGCGAACCTACGAGCAACTTCCCAGGCCTGGCTGGTCCTATCCTGATGGTCAAAGCGCCTTACCTGAACGCAGGCAAGACCAAGACCTCCGGTATCGACCTGGATCTGCGCGGCAAGTACAACGCCGGCGAATACGGCCGCTTCAACTCGGGCGTGACGGTGACGTACATGAAGGAATTCACCCGTACCAATGCCGATGGCACGGTACTGCAATTTGCAGGCACCCACGGTGACGTCAACCTGTCCGGTAACGGCGGTACGCCGAAGACCAAAGTCCGCCTGACGCTGGGCTGGGATCAAGGTCCGGTCAACGTCACGGCCAACATGAACTACGTCAGCAGCATCAGCAACAAGAACGAAGTCAACGGCGATTGCCTGGACGTCGATGCCAACGAGGTGCCGTACAAAAACTGCCGCATCGCTTCGTTCACCACGACGGATCTGTTTGCCAAGTGGAATGTCACGAAACAATGGGAACTCACCGCGTCGATCACGAATCTGTTCGACAAGATGGCACCGCTGGACGTGCAAACCTACGGCCGCATCAACTACAACCCATCGCTGCACCAGTCGGGCGCTGTGGGCCGTTACTTCACGCTGGGCGGCCGCTACACGTTCTAA
- a CDS encoding TonB-dependent receptor, translating into MNYVSKQELIKNETATEATSLGEAGCRAALKGADLPCEVASDVRTDLNFAYTGFNNLRLLANINNVFDQLRPINVRDGYAMRPRTLKLGAEYTF; encoded by the coding sequence GTGAATTATGTCTCGAAGCAGGAACTGATCAAGAACGAGACCGCCACCGAAGCCACAAGCTTGGGCGAGGCTGGTTGCCGTGCCGCACTCAAGGGTGCCGATCTGCCATGCGAAGTGGCCAGCGATGTACGTACGGATTTGAACTTTGCATACACGGGCTTCAACAACCTGCGTTTGCTGGCAAATATCAATAACGTCTTCGATCAGCTGCGTCCTATCAACGTGCGTGACGGCTACGCCATGCGTCCACGTACCCTGAAACTGGGCGCCGAGTACACGTTCTAA
- a CDS encoding 16S rRNA (uracil(1498)-N(3))-methyltransferase: MPRFFCPQPLAIGATISLPDAVAHHVNVVRLMPGEAITVFNGEGGEYTAVLCNVEKKRANAELKSHTAREAELPYAVTLAQALPEASKMDWIIEKAIELGAAGIVPLSAQRCVVRLSAERAEKKLAHWQGIIVSASEQCGRNRLAQLAPLQDFNSWSGQQDLHKSIILTPRAQQSLADWARHQPPQAITVMVGPEGGFTEAEEKAAIAAGAIGLSMGPRILRTETAGLTALATLSALWGGM; this comes from the coding sequence ATGCCGCGTTTTTTCTGTCCCCAGCCACTCGCCATAGGCGCCACCATCTCTCTGCCCGACGCCGTAGCCCACCACGTCAATGTAGTGCGCCTTATGCCGGGCGAGGCCATCACCGTCTTCAACGGCGAGGGCGGCGAGTACACGGCTGTCTTGTGCAACGTCGAGAAAAAACGCGCCAACGCCGAGCTGAAGTCCCACACGGCGCGCGAAGCGGAACTGCCCTACGCCGTGACCCTGGCGCAAGCGCTGCCGGAAGCATCCAAAATGGACTGGATCATCGAAAAAGCCATCGAACTGGGCGCGGCCGGCATCGTGCCGCTGTCGGCGCAGCGCTGCGTCGTGCGCCTGTCCGCCGAGCGGGCCGAGAAAAAACTGGCTCATTGGCAAGGCATTATCGTGTCCGCCTCGGAACAATGCGGACGCAACCGCCTGGCGCAGCTGGCGCCATTGCAAGACTTCAATAGCTGGAGCGGCCAGCAAGATTTACATAAAAGCATCATCCTGACACCGCGCGCGCAGCAGTCGCTGGCCGACTGGGCCCGTCACCAGCCGCCGCAGGCGATCACGGTGATGGTGGGACCGGAAGGCGGCTTTACCGAGGCAGAAGAAAAAGCTGCCATCGCCGCTGGCGCCATCGGCCTGTCCATGGGGCCGCGCATCCTGCGCACGGAAACGGCGGGACTGACGGCGCTGGCGACGCTGAGTGCATTGTGGGGCGGCATGTAA